The Lutibacter sp. Hel_I_33_5 genome has a window encoding:
- a CDS encoding M23 family metallopeptidase — protein sequence MASKKSKLKQKLTNKFRLVVLNEESFEERFSLKLSVLNLFVLSGVFSILVIVFTTLLIAFTPLREYIPGYSSSSLKRKAAKLTFEADSLKLRVAILDNYINALKPVLKGDLKPAAVDSIKKVTSSFLLDESKLNASKTDSLFREKIDSKDRFPLAKETNQKANIVFFAPVNGSFTQKFDAQNKHFAIDIVAKTGTAVKAIADGTVIISEWTAETGYVISLQHANNFISVYKHNGNLLKQQGDFVKSGEVISSVGSTGELTTGPHLHFELWNNGYAVNPTNYIDFQ from the coding sequence GTGGCAAGTAAAAAAAGTAAATTAAAACAAAAATTAACTAATAAATTTAGGCTTGTAGTACTAAATGAAGAATCTTTTGAAGAGCGATTTTCTTTAAAATTATCAGTATTAAACCTATTTGTTTTAAGTGGTGTATTTTCAATTTTAGTCATTGTTTTTACTACATTATTAATTGCATTCACACCATTAAGAGAATATATACCTGGTTATTCATCTTCTTCATTAAAAAGAAAAGCGGCTAAATTAACTTTTGAGGCAGATTCTTTAAAACTAAGAGTTGCTATTTTAGATAATTATATAAATGCTTTAAAACCAGTTTTAAAAGGAGATTTAAAACCAGCAGCAGTTGATTCTATTAAAAAAGTAACATCATCATTTTTACTTGACGAAAGCAAATTAAATGCTTCAAAAACGGATTCTTTATTCAGAGAAAAGATTGATAGTAAAGATAGATTTCCTTTAGCTAAAGAAACAAATCAAAAAGCTAATATTGTGTTTTTTGCACCAGTAAATGGAAGTTTTACACAGAAGTTTGATGCACAAAATAAACACTTTGCCATCGATATTGTTGCCAAAACGGGTACAGCTGTTAAAGCTATTGCAGATGGTACGGTAATTATCTCAGAATGGACAGCAGAAACAGGATATGTAATTTCTCTACAACACGCTAACAACTTTATTTCTGTTTATAAACACAATGGTAATTTGTTAAAACAACAAGGAGATTTTGTGAAATCAGGGGAAGTAATATCTAGTGTAGGTTCAACAGGAGAATTAACTACTGGTCCGCATCTTCATTTCGAATTATGGAATAACGGTTATGCAGTTAATCCAACTAATTATATAGATTTTCAGTAA
- a CDS encoding RNA polymerase sigma factor produces MNETDFINQLTSKKHKERAFSKLLDLYQERLYWHIRKIVGTHENADDVLQNTFLRVYKSLANFKQQSSLHTWMYRIAYNESIRFLEKEKKKYAYSLDEVGDNYLESIKDDVFFDGNQAQLKLQEVLSQLPENQKKVFDMKYYDNLKFREISDILKIKEGTIKTHYYSAVKHIENNISAVAYVEKIKA; encoded by the coding sequence ATGAACGAAACTGATTTTATAAATCAATTAACTAGTAAAAAGCATAAAGAGCGTGCTTTTTCAAAATTGTTAGATTTATATCAAGAACGTTTGTATTGGCACATTAGGAAAATAGTTGGTACGCATGAAAATGCAGATGATGTATTGCAAAATACATTTTTAAGAGTGTATAAAAGTTTAGCGAATTTTAAACAACAAAGCTCTTTGCATACTTGGATGTACAGAATAGCGTATAACGAGTCTATTAGATTCTTAGAAAAAGAAAAGAAAAAATACGCGTATTCTTTAGATGAGGTTGGCGATAATTATTTAGAAAGTATAAAAGATGATGTTTTTTTTGATGGTAACCAAGCGCAGTTAAAACTCCAAGAAGTTTTGAGTCAATTACCAGAAAATCAAAAGAAAGTATTTGATATGAAATATTATGACAATCTTAAGTTTAGAGAGATTTCAGATATTTTAAAGATAAAAGAAGGTACTATAAAAACACATTATTATAGTGCCGTAAAGCATATAGAAAACAACATATCAGCAGTAGCGTATGTAGAAAAAATTAAAGCATAG
- the nadD gene encoding nicotinate (nicotinamide) nucleotide adenylyltransferase, whose amino-acid sequence MKNIGLYFGTFNPIHIGHLIIANHMVENSDLDEIWMVVTPHNPFKKKSSLLDNNHRLQMVDIATENYPKIKASDIEFKLPQPNYTVHTLAHISDKYPNNTFSLIMGEDNLKSLHKWKNYDVILEHHHIYVYPRISDGTIETQFDNHPKIHKVKAPIVEISSTMIRNGIKAKKNIQPLLSSEVWNYVDEMNFYKK is encoded by the coding sequence ATGAAAAACATCGGATTATATTTTGGAACCTTTAATCCAATTCATATTGGGCATTTAATTATCGCCAATCATATGGTGGAAAATTCAGATTTAGATGAAATTTGGATGGTAGTTACTCCACATAATCCATTTAAGAAAAAGAGCTCACTTTTAGACAACAATCACCGATTGCAAATGGTTGATATTGCCACTGAGAATTATCCTAAAATTAAAGCATCTGACATCGAATTTAAATTACCACAACCAAATTATACAGTACATACTTTAGCACATATTTCAGATAAATATCCAAATAATACTTTCAGCTTAATTATGGGTGAAGACAATCTAAAAAGTCTTCATAAGTGGAAAAATTACGATGTTATCTTAGAACATCATCACATTTATGTGTATCCAAGAATTTCTGATGGAACAATTGAAACTCAGTTTGATAATCATCCAAAGATCCATAAAGTAAAAGCGCCAATTGTTGAAATTTCTTCTACCATGATTAGAAACGGAATAAAAGCCAAAAAAAATATTCAACCTTTACTTTCTTCAGAAGTTTGGAACTATGTAGATGAAATGAATTTCTACAAAAAATAA
- the gmk gene encoding guanylate kinase, whose translation MAKKFKGKLFVFSAPSGSGKTTIVRHLLKQEKLDLAFSISATSREARGTEKNGEDYYFISTKEFKQHIKEDAFLEWEEVYRDNFYGTLKTEVERIWAQEKHVIFDIDVAGGLRIKKKFPEETLSVFVKPPSVDELKIRLKKRKTESEDKINMRIAKASVELATAPQFDKIIKNYELDVALKEAEELVSDFLGK comes from the coding sequence ATGGCAAAAAAGTTTAAAGGAAAGTTATTTGTATTTTCTGCACCTTCTGGTTCTGGCAAAACTACCATTGTTCGTCATTTATTAAAACAAGAAAAATTAGATTTAGCTTTTTCTATTTCAGCAACCTCTAGAGAAGCTCGAGGAACAGAAAAAAATGGTGAAGACTACTATTTTATTTCTACCAAAGAATTTAAACAACACATAAAAGAGGATGCTTTTTTGGAATGGGAAGAAGTGTATAGAGATAATTTTTACGGAACTTTAAAAACTGAAGTAGAGAGAATCTGGGCACAAGAAAAACATGTGATTTTTGATATTGATGTAGCTGGAGGATTACGAATAAAAAAGAAGTTTCCAGAAGAAACATTATCGGTTTTTGTGAAGCCACCAAGTGTAGACGAATTAAAAATTCGATTAAAAAAGCGTAAAACAGAAAGCGAAGACAAGATTAATATGCGTATTGCAAAAGCTTCTGTAGAATTAGCAACAGCACCACAATTTGATAAAATTATAAAAAATTACGAGTTAGATGTTGCGCTTAAAGAAGCAGAAGAATTAGTCAGTGATTTTTTAGGAAAGTAA
- a CDS encoding YicC/YloC family endoribonuclease yields the protein MIQSMTGYGKSVLQLPNKKVTIEIKSLNSKNLDLYARIPSYYKDKELSVRKKLAKSLVRGKVDFSIFVEMTADETSTSINKGVVKTYIEQLRNVMFSGSEDDVELLKMAVKMPDALKTEREELDETEWSKIEDSIDSALKEIVQYRTDEAASLEDDFKERITNIKAILEEIKVLDADRIEHVKVRLQKSLSDLKVEVDENRFEQELIYYLEKLDINEEKVRLENHLEYFVKELGSNESNGKKLGFIVQEIGREINTTGSKANYAPMQKLVIQMKDELEKIKEQILNVL from the coding sequence ATGATTCAATCTATGACAGGTTATGGTAAATCTGTACTTCAATTACCAAATAAAAAAGTTACTATAGAAATAAAATCTTTAAACAGTAAGAATTTAGATTTATATGCAAGAATTCCTTCTTATTATAAAGATAAGGAGTTGTCAGTTCGAAAAAAATTAGCTAAAAGTTTAGTAAGAGGAAAAGTAGATTTTTCAATTTTTGTTGAAATGACTGCGGATGAAACATCAACATCAATCAATAAAGGTGTTGTAAAAACATATATTGAACAATTAAGAAATGTAATGTTTTCTGGTTCTGAAGATGATGTGGAATTGTTAAAAATGGCTGTAAAAATGCCAGACGCATTAAAAACTGAGCGTGAAGAATTAGATGAAACTGAATGGAGTAAAATTGAAGATTCTATTGATAGTGCTTTAAAAGAAATTGTACAATATAGAACTGATGAAGCTGCTTCTTTAGAAGACGATTTTAAAGAAAGAATTACCAATATTAAAGCAATTTTAGAAGAGATAAAAGTTTTAGATGCAGATAGAATTGAACATGTAAAAGTTAGGTTACAAAAATCGTTATCAGACTTAAAAGTTGAGGTTGATGAAAATAGATTTGAGCAAGAATTGATTTATTATTTAGAGAAACTAGACATCAACGAAGAAAAAGTTCGACTTGAAAATCACTTAGAATATTTCGTAAAAGAGTTAGGAAGCAATGAGTCTAATGGTAAAAAATTAGGTTTTATTGTTCAAGAAATTGGTAGAGAAATTAATACTACTGGATCTAAAGCTAATTATGCACCTATGCAAAAATTAGTGATTCAAATGAAAGACGAATTAGAAAAAATAAAAGAGCAAATTTTAAACGTTCTATAG
- a CDS encoding DMT family transporter — protein MNARTLALIAAAIVSIIYGINYTVAKDVMPVYVKPFGFIFLRVAGGTLVFWVLGLFVKSEKIDRKDFKTMAIAAFFGVSLNLLTFFKGLSLTTPINASVIAVISPIMVLIFSSILLKEKLYARKILGVIIGLIGAVFLIIYGGKIVEGAQDVMLGNFLVFINAASFGLYLVLVKKLATKYNPIVFVKWLYLFGLLYVTPFSIKEALAINWETMPEVIYYKIGFVIIFTTCITYLFNLFALTKLKPTTVSVFIYLQPVVATLYAIFVGADTLNVIKIASAGLIFLGVYLVSKQAKKAAK, from the coding sequence ATGAACGCAAGAACATTAGCACTTATTGCAGCCGCCATTGTTTCTATTATTTATGGAATAAATTATACAGTTGCTAAAGATGTAATGCCAGTATATGTAAAACCATTTGGGTTTATTTTTTTAAGAGTAGCAGGTGGAACTTTGGTTTTTTGGGTTTTAGGATTGTTTGTGAAATCAGAAAAAATTGATAGAAAAGATTTCAAAACAATGGCTATTGCCGCTTTTTTTGGCGTAAGTTTAAATTTACTTACTTTTTTTAAAGGATTAAGTTTAACAACTCCGATAAATGCTTCTGTAATTGCTGTGATATCACCAATAATGGTGCTTATTTTTTCAAGTATTTTATTAAAAGAAAAATTATATGCTCGAAAAATATTAGGTGTAATAATAGGTCTAATTGGAGCGGTTTTTTTAATAATTTATGGTGGAAAAATAGTAGAAGGAGCACAAGACGTAATGTTAGGTAATTTTTTAGTTTTTATTAATGCAGCTTCCTTTGGATTGTATTTGGTATTGGTAAAAAAACTAGCAACAAAGTACAATCCAATAGTATTTGTAAAATGGCTGTACTTATTTGGGTTACTCTACGTAACACCTTTTAGCATAAAAGAAGCGCTAGCAATTAATTGGGAAACAATGCCAGAAGTTATTTATTATAAAATTGGTTTTGTAATTATATTTACTACCTGTATCACTTATCTTTTTAACTTATTTGCTTTAACGAAATTGAAACCAACAACGGTGAGTGTTTTTATATATCTTCAGCCAGTTGTAGCAACTTTATATGCAATATTTGTTGGAGCAGATACTTTAAATGTAATAAAAATTGCTTCGGCTGGATTAATATTTTTAGGTGTTTATTTAGTGTCTAAACAAGCTAAAAAAGCAGCTAAATAA
- a CDS encoding glycosyltransferase family 9 protein has translation METNNKHILVIRLSAMGDVAMSVPVIRALAEQHSDTKITILSKPFLKPLFNNINNVNFVSAEVEGKHKGIFGLFKLYKELKKSNITHIADLHNVLRSKIIRSLFKFSKTSIAFIDKGRVEKKALTRINNKVFKQLKTSHQRYADVFEKLGFTVDITKSIKIIKPKLNSNILKTTGEKSQTWIGIAPFAAFASKTYPLDLLEKVISELCKNKYQLILFGGKNDVLVLEKIAEKYNNIISVASKLGGLENEINLISNLDVMLSMDSGNAHFAAMQNVKTVTIWGITHPFAGFSPFNQSKDYCILPDLEKYPNIPCSIYGNKVCKGYEDVMRSIPPEKIIKKIISII, from the coding sequence TTGGAGACAAACAACAAACATATTTTAGTTATACGATTATCCGCCATGGGCGATGTTGCTATGTCTGTACCAGTTATTAGAGCTTTAGCAGAACAGCATTCTGATACTAAAATCACCATACTTTCAAAGCCTTTTTTAAAGCCTCTTTTTAACAATATTAATAATGTAAATTTTGTTTCTGCTGAAGTAGAAGGGAAACATAAAGGAATATTCGGATTATTTAAATTGTATAAAGAATTAAAAAAGTCAAATATTACTCATATTGCTGATTTACATAATGTTTTACGATCTAAAATAATTCGCTCTTTATTTAAATTTTCTAAAACCTCAATTGCATTTATTGATAAAGGAAGAGTAGAAAAAAAAGCATTAACTAGAATTAACAACAAAGTATTTAAACAACTAAAAACATCGCACCAGCGCTATGCTGATGTTTTTGAAAAGTTAGGTTTTACTGTTGATATTACAAAGTCAATAAAAATTATTAAACCTAAATTAAACTCAAATATTTTAAAAACTACGGGTGAAAAATCGCAAACTTGGATTGGGATTGCTCCTTTTGCAGCTTTTGCTTCTAAAACATATCCATTAGATTTATTAGAAAAAGTAATTTCTGAACTCTGTAAAAACAAGTATCAACTTATATTATTTGGAGGAAAAAACGATGTTTTAGTTTTAGAAAAAATAGCAGAAAAATATAATAACATAATTTCTGTAGCATCAAAATTAGGTGGATTAGAGAACGAAATTAACCTAATTTCTAATCTAGACGTAATGCTTTCTATGGATTCAGGAAACGCACATTTTGCTGCTATGCAGAATGTAAAAACAGTTACTATTTGGGGAATTACACATCCGTTTGCAGGATTTTCTCCCTTTAATCAATCAAAAGACTATTGCATTTTACCGGATTTAGAAAAATATCCAAACATTCCTTGTTCTATTTACGGGAATAAAGTTTGTAAAGGATATGAAGATGTAATGAGAAGTATTCCGCCAGAAAAAATTATCAAAAAAATAATTTCTATTATATAA
- the lysM gene encoding peptidoglycan-binding protein LysM, protein MGIFSFIKNAGAKVFGIGKTTEEENAEKSASLRNAVNDLGLVVTDLGIIVEDDAVTVSGEAADLATKEKVVLVVGNTDGVASVDDNMTVAEVEEIDEAAMAQFHTVVSGDTLGKIAKEYYGNPMKYPEIFEANKPMLSHPDKIYPGQVLRIPPLVD, encoded by the coding sequence ATGGGAATTTTTTCATTCATTAAAAACGCCGGAGCAAAAGTCTTTGGAATTGGAAAAACAACGGAAGAAGAAAATGCAGAAAAATCTGCAAGTTTAAGAAATGCAGTAAACGACTTAGGTTTAGTGGTAACTGACTTAGGTATTATAGTAGAAGATGATGCGGTAACAGTTTCTGGTGAAGCAGCAGATCTAGCAACTAAAGAAAAAGTTGTATTAGTAGTTGGTAATACAGACGGTGTAGCTTCTGTTGATGATAATATGACTGTTGCAGAAGTAGAAGAAATTGATGAAGCAGCTATGGCACAATTTCATACAGTTGTAAGTGGAGATACTTTAGGTAAAATTGCAAAAGAATATTATGGAAACCCAATGAAGTATCCTGAAATTTTTGAAGCAAACAAGCCAATGCTTTCTCACCCAGATAAAATTTATCCAGGTCAAGTATTAAGAATACCACCTTTAGTGGACTAA
- the upp gene encoding uracil phosphoribosyltransferase: protein MYIHHIGSENSVLNNFISEIRDKTIQKDSLRFRRNIERIGEILGYELSKELEYQSKKVETPLGIKTINLPIKNIVLCSILRAGLLLHQGLLNYFDDAENAFISAYRHHPNNDENFEIVVEYFAAPSIENKILLLADPMLATGKSLVAVYEAINEYGTPKEIHLVSVIGSSEGIDFIEKHFPKNTHLWIAAIDDTLNDKGYIVPGLGDAGDLAFGTKL from the coding sequence ATGTATATTCATCATATAGGTTCTGAAAATTCTGTTTTAAATAACTTCATTTCAGAAATAAGAGATAAAACTATTCAAAAAGATTCTTTACGTTTTAGAAGAAACATAGAACGGATTGGAGAAATTTTAGGGTATGAATTAAGCAAAGAATTAGAATATCAGTCTAAAAAAGTTGAAACACCTTTAGGAATAAAAACAATCAATTTACCAATAAAAAACATTGTTTTATGTTCAATTTTACGTGCTGGATTGCTTTTACATCAAGGGTTGCTAAATTATTTTGATGATGCCGAAAATGCTTTTATTTCTGCATATCGACATCACCCAAATAATGATGAAAATTTTGAAATTGTAGTAGAATATTTTGCTGCTCCTTCCATAGAAAACAAAATATTATTATTAGCAGATCCAATGCTCGCTACAGGTAAATCGTTGGTGGCAGTTTATGAAGCAATCAATGAATATGGTACACCAAAAGAAATTCATTTAGTATCGGTAATTGGTTCTTCGGAAGGAATTGATTTTATTGAAAAACATTTCCCTAAAAACACACATTTATGGATTGCTGCCATAGATGATACTTTAAATGATAAAGGATATATTGTTCCTGGTTTAGGTGATGCAGGTGATTTAGCTTTTGGCACAAAACTATAA
- a CDS encoding DUF6427 family protein yields the protein MLANFFENSKPINFILIAGLFILYFFASLINDFATFYLLSLGGCFLLLIGQFFLFNFIVKKNGLTYDNTFSFFFFVVGLGLFSSIFFNIKSLFLGVFMLLFLRKVYSLQNHTNGIKKLFDGGFWLGICFLFEPYIIVFIFLLYAAVYLYQKITFRELLVPIIGFVTPLFLYFTYCFWNEATEDFNNLFSVVFDFDFSILLESKFLIPILFLGIFSVISVFIKTPKVISVSNTFKFSWILLLVHLLIAFIFLFFYPNKSELEFQFLLFPTAIILGNGFEILKNKIVRDLIFIAFAILPFILFWL from the coding sequence ATGCTAGCCAATTTTTTTGAGAATTCTAAACCTATTAATTTTATATTAATCGCTGGACTTTTTATTTTATATTTTTTTGCATCACTTATTAATGATTTTGCTACTTTTTATTTACTCAGTTTGGGTGGTTGTTTTCTACTATTAATTGGACAGTTTTTTTTATTCAATTTTATTGTTAAAAAAAATGGATTGACTTACGACAATACGTTTTCATTTTTCTTTTTTGTAGTTGGTTTAGGACTATTTAGTTCAATTTTTTTTAATATTAAAAGTCTTTTTCTTGGAGTTTTTATGTTACTTTTTTTAAGAAAAGTATATAGTTTGCAGAATCATACAAACGGAATAAAAAAGCTTTTTGATGGAGGTTTCTGGTTAGGAATTTGTTTTTTATTTGAACCGTATATAATTGTATTTATTTTCTTATTGTATGCCGCAGTTTATTTATATCAAAAAATAACTTTTAGGGAACTATTAGTTCCTATTATTGGTTTTGTTACTCCTTTATTTTTATATTTTACGTATTGTTTTTGGAATGAAGCTACAGAAGACTTTAATAACTTATTTAGTGTAGTTTTTGATTTTGACTTTTCTATTCTTTTAGAATCGAAATTTTTAATCCCAATACTTTTCTTAGGAATATTTTCTGTGATTTCTGTTTTTATAAAAACACCCAAAGTGATTTCAGTAAGTAATACTTTTAAATTTAGTTGGATATTATTATTAGTACATCTCTTAATAGCTTTTATATTTTTGTTTTTTTATCCAAATAAATCAGAGCTAGAATTTCAATTTCTATTGTTTCCAACAGCGATTATTTTAGGAAATGGATTCGAAATTTTAAAAAATAAGATAGTAAGAGATTTAATTTTTATAGCCTTTGCTATACTTCCTTTTATATTGTTTTGGTTATAG
- the trmB gene encoding tRNA (guanosine(46)-N7)-methyltransferase TrmB: MGSKNKLKRFQENETFPNVIQPTREEVINNFSYKGKWHSFFKNDNPIVLELGCGKGEYTIALAEKNPEKNFIGIDIKGARFWRGAKTAIENDMKNVAFIRTQIELVDYIFAENEVDEIWITFPDPQIKYQRTKHRMTNATFLKRYHHILKENGIMNLKTDSEFMHGYTLGLLHGEGHEIIHANHNVYKNEGAPEEVTSTQTFYEKQYLAVDKAITYIQFRLKY; encoded by the coding sequence TTGGGAAGTAAAAATAAATTAAAACGTTTCCAAGAGAACGAAACGTTTCCAAATGTCATTCAGCCAACAAGAGAAGAAGTAATCAACAACTTTTCTTATAAAGGTAAGTGGCATTCTTTTTTTAAGAACGATAACCCTATTGTTTTAGAATTAGGCTGCGGAAAAGGCGAATATACGATTGCTTTAGCAGAAAAAAATCCAGAAAAAAATTTTATTGGTATTGATATAAAAGGAGCTCGTTTTTGGCGTGGAGCAAAAACTGCGATTGAAAACGACATGAAAAATGTCGCTTTTATAAGAACACAAATAGAATTGGTCGATTATATTTTTGCTGAAAATGAAGTAGATGAAATCTGGATAACTTTTCCAGATCCACAAATAAAATATCAGAGAACAAAACATAGAATGACAAATGCTACTTTCTTAAAAAGATATCATCATATCTTAAAAGAAAATGGAATTATGAACCTAAAAACTGATAGCGAATTTATGCACGGTTATACTTTGGGTTTACTACATGGTGAGGGTCATGAAATTATACACGCCAACCATAATGTGTATAAAAATGAAGGTGCTCCTGAAGAAGTAACTTCTACTCAAACTTTCTATGAAAAACAATATCTAGCTGTAGATAAAGCAATTACCTATATTCAATTTCGATTGAAATATTAA
- a CDS encoding MGMT family protein has protein sequence MKETDNFFERVYKTARLIPEGKVTSYGAIAKYLGAARSARMVGWAMNKAHNLEDVPAHRVVNRKGLLTGKHHFDGTNLMQQLLENEGIVVVENQIQDFEKVFWNPGSEL, from the coding sequence GTGAAAGAAACGGATAATTTTTTTGAAAGAGTTTATAAAACAGCTCGATTAATTCCAGAAGGAAAAGTAACTAGTTACGGTGCAATTGCAAAATATTTAGGAGCGGCACGTTCTGCAAGAATGGTAGGTTGGGCAATGAATAAAGCTCATAATTTAGAAGATGTTCCTGCACATAGAGTTGTGAATAGAAAAGGATTATTGACAGGAAAACATCATTTTGATGGCACAAATCTGATGCAACAATTATTAGAAAATGAAGGAATTGTTGTTGTAGAAAATCAAATTCAAGATTTCGAAAAAGTGTTTTGGAATCCTGGTAGCGAATTATAA
- a CDS encoding Mrp/NBP35 family ATP-binding protein — protein sequence MSFKKQDIYNALEKITAPGEGKSLVENKNVTNVVSFGNEVLIDVTISNPTLQAKKKIETEITKAIHKNVGENIDVKVNVKVVAAAPKEKPNQIRGKEIPNIQNIIAIASGKGGVGKSTITANTAITLAKMGFKVGVLDADVYGPSQHIMFDVEKEKPLSVKVQGRSKMKPVENYGVKLLSLGFFTNPDQAVIWRGPMASKALNQLIFDADWGELDFLLIDLPPGTGDIHLSIVQALPINGAVVVSTPQNIALADAKKGVAMFQQESINVPVLGIIENMAYFTPEELPNNKYYIFGKDGARNLAEDISTKFLGEIPLVQSIRESGDVGHPVALQENTPLEKAFTDITKEMVSELLKRNANLPPTEVVRITTMSGCSAVKK from the coding sequence ATGAGTTTTAAAAAACAAGATATATACAACGCATTAGAAAAGATAACTGCTCCAGGCGAAGGAAAAAGTTTAGTAGAAAACAAAAATGTAACAAATGTAGTTTCTTTTGGTAATGAAGTACTAATAGATGTAACCATTAGCAATCCAACATTACAAGCAAAAAAGAAGATAGAAACAGAAATAACAAAAGCTATTCACAAAAATGTTGGAGAGAATATTGATGTAAAAGTGAATGTAAAAGTTGTTGCTGCAGCACCAAAAGAAAAACCGAATCAAATTAGAGGAAAAGAAATTCCTAATATTCAAAATATTATTGCCATCGCTTCAGGAAAAGGAGGCGTAGGAAAATCTACCATTACTGCAAATACAGCAATTACATTAGCCAAAATGGGTTTTAAAGTAGGTGTTTTAGATGCAGATGTTTACGGGCCATCACAACATATTATGTTTGATGTAGAAAAAGAAAAACCACTATCTGTTAAGGTACAAGGACGTTCTAAAATGAAACCCGTAGAAAATTACGGAGTTAAATTATTATCGTTAGGCTTTTTTACAAATCCAGATCAAGCAGTAATTTGGCGAGGACCCATGGCATCCAAAGCATTAAATCAATTAATTTTTGATGCAGATTGGGGCGAGTTAGATTTTCTATTAATCGATTTACCACCAGGAACAGGAGATATACATTTATCCATCGTACAAGCATTACCAATAAATGGAGCGGTTGTTGTAAGTACTCCACAAAACATCGCGTTAGCAGATGCTAAAAAAGGAGTTGCCATGTTTCAACAAGAAAGTATTAATGTTCCCGTTTTAGGAATTATAGAAAATATGGCATATTTTACACCAGAAGAATTGCCAAATAATAAATATTATATCTTTGGTAAAGATGGTGCAAGAAATTTAGCAGAAGATATTTCGACAAAGTTTTTAGGAGAAATTCCTTTAGTGCAAAGTATTAGAGAATCTGGTGATGTTGGTCATCCAGTAGCGTTACAAGAAAATACGCCACTAGAAAAAGCGTTTACAGATATCACTAAAGAAATGGTCTCAGAATTATTAAAAAGAAATGCAAATTTACCACCAACAGAAGTGGTAAGAATTACAACTATGAGTGGTTGTAGTGCAGTAAAAAAATAA
- a CDS encoding NifU family protein, whose product MTAQETQNNVEKALDEIRPFLMSDGGNIKLISIEDAIVKVQLEGACTGCSVNQMTLKNGVEATIKKYAPQIEQVVNID is encoded by the coding sequence ATGACAGCACAAGAAACACAAAATAATGTAGAAAAAGCGTTAGATGAAATCCGTCCTTTTTTAATGAGCGACGGAGGGAATATTAAACTTATTTCTATTGAAGATGCTATTGTAAAAGTGCAATTAGAAGGTGCTTGTACAGGTTGTTCTGTAAATCAAATGACCTTAAAAAATGGTGTAGAAGCAACTATAAAAAAATATGCACCACAAATAGAACAAGTCGTTAATATCGATTAA